The Devosia sp. SD17-2 genome includes a region encoding these proteins:
- a CDS encoding TIGR02281 family clan AA aspartic protease, with translation MIFIGLALLIAVGIALMISADAGTMVGLTQTQTAQLVPLLIILIVIAGGLFSRRRQAGELVGALLLWIGIFATVGVGYAYRDDLLSVVSRVSGELRPGVAIVDGERGSATFRRGLSGHFEISATINGHETPMIFDTGASAVVLTQADAAAAGIDVDNLRFAVPVSTANGMGMAARTRIATLEVGGIVRQNVIAFVTERGALETSLLGMTFLETLSRYSVTQNSLEMEN, from the coding sequence ATGATCTTTATCGGCCTGGCATTGCTGATCGCAGTCGGTATCGCGCTCATGATCAGCGCCGATGCGGGCACGATGGTGGGGCTGACGCAGACGCAGACAGCCCAGCTGGTCCCGCTTTTGATCATCCTCATCGTCATTGCAGGCGGGCTGTTTTCGCGACGGCGACAGGCGGGCGAACTCGTCGGTGCCCTGCTGCTGTGGATCGGCATCTTTGCCACGGTGGGAGTGGGTTACGCCTACCGCGACGATCTGCTCAGTGTGGTCAGCCGGGTCAGCGGCGAACTGCGGCCGGGCGTCGCCATTGTCGATGGCGAGCGGGGCTCGGCGACCTTCCGACGCGGGCTGAGCGGGCATTTTGAAATCAGCGCGACGATCAACGGCCACGAAACGCCGATGATCTTTGACACCGGCGCAAGTGCAGTGGTGCTCACCCAGGCCGATGCCGCAGCAGCCGGTATCGACGTCGACAATCTGCGCTTTGCAGTGCCGGTTTCAACGGCAAATGGCATGGGCATGGCAGCACGGACCCGGATCGCCACCCTCGAGGTCGGCGGCATTGTCCGGCAGAACGTCATCGCCTTCGTCACCGAGCGCGGGGCGCTCGAGACGAGCCTTCTCGGCATGACGTTCCTCGAAACCCTGTCGCGCTATAGCGTGACACAGAATTCTCTCGAGATGGAGAACTGA
- the rpiA gene encoding ribose-5-phosphate isomerase RpiA, translating to MDRMSEALKREAAAMALTQVRSGMRLGLGTGSTARHFVDLLGEKVAQGFEVLCVPTSEATARQAEELNIPLSDLDALDRLDLTVDGADEIDPAFNLIKGGGGALLREKIVAEASDAMIVIADGSKMVDTLGKFPLPIEVNRFGLGATRHAVAEVIAAHGAEGGLRLRGEDQGAPFVTDGGHLILDAFFGRISNSEALSRDLLDIPGVVQHGLFLNLCSKAYVATPDGVKTLVKGN from the coding sequence TTGGATCGAATGAGCGAAGCACTCAAGCGCGAAGCGGCCGCCATGGCATTGACACAGGTCCGTTCAGGCATGCGCCTTGGCCTCGGAACAGGCTCGACGGCCCGTCATTTCGTCGACCTTCTGGGTGAAAAAGTGGCCCAGGGCTTTGAGGTCCTGTGTGTCCCGACCTCGGAAGCGACCGCGCGTCAGGCCGAAGAGCTGAACATTCCGCTTTCCGATCTCGACGCCCTCGATCGGCTCGACCTGACCGTCGATGGCGCTGACGAGATCGATCCGGCGTTCAATCTGATCAAGGGCGGCGGCGGTGCGCTGCTGCGCGAAAAGATCGTCGCGGAAGCGTCCGATGCGATGATCGTCATCGCCGACGGCAGCAAGATGGTCGATACGCTGGGCAAATTCCCCCTGCCGATCGAGGTCAACCGCTTCGGTCTTGGCGCAACCCGCCATGCCGTGGCCGAGGTTATTGCTGCTCATGGTGCCGAAGGTGGCCTGCGCCTGCGCGGCGAAGATCAGGGTGCTCCCTTCGTGACCGACGGTGGACACCTCATTCTCGACGCTTTTTTTGGCCGCATTTCGAATTCAGAAGCGCTTTCGCGTGACCTTCTGGACATTCCCGGGGTAGTCCAGCATGGACTTTTCCTTAATTTGTGCAGCAAGGCTTATGTGGCGACGCCAGATGGCGTAAAAACACTCGTCAAAGGCAACTGA
- a CDS encoding HAMP domain-containing sensor histidine kinase, protein MPSQSAIDADVRALMGRGGKRAAQKTVLEARQRLTSSSGTRAEFDFELMHDYAAARRGAALPMAAIVCILAIVASFWVPIVFSAFWAALVIFSLLVVVLVSTRFARSDPAKFNAAKWTTSFIAAETLYGITLSLLALSTLVANSSDVVPVMFAMVLVSIAANAVATHTLPQATLMSTLPVTATVSINLLFQGGTLNYTLAAVVICGEIFFLFLARQLYSAELETISHQAEKDSLISELEEARHMSDEARRHAEQANIAKSQFLATMSHELRTPLNAIIGFSEVLKSELLGPHHIPQYKEYAGDIHASGQHLLNLINELLDLSRIEAGKYELNEEAVSIVDIADDCRRMMELRAKAKGIQLVFSTNDNLPKIWGDERAIRQVILNLMSNAIKFTPQHGKVTLVVARSGDGGQLISVKDNGPGIPDTEIETVLSSFGQGSLAHKTAEQGAGLGLPIVQKIMDLHQGRFDLFSKLRFGTEVIATFPRARVMDALAPVTERRNKLEIYSAAG, encoded by the coding sequence ATGCCGTCTCAGTCGGCCATTGACGCGGACGTCCGTGCCCTTATGGGGCGCGGCGGAAAACGCGCCGCCCAAAAGACTGTCCTGGAAGCCCGTCAGCGGCTGACCAGCAGCTCGGGAACGCGCGCCGAGTTCGATTTTGAACTGATGCATGATTATGCCGCTGCCCGTCGCGGCGCGGCGCTGCCCATGGCAGCGATTGTCTGCATTCTCGCCATTGTCGCAAGCTTCTGGGTGCCCATCGTTTTCTCGGCATTCTGGGCAGCACTGGTCATTTTCAGCCTGCTGGTGGTGGTGCTGGTTTCCACCCGCTTTGCCCGCAGCGATCCCGCCAAGTTCAACGCCGCCAAGTGGACGACGAGCTTTATCGCAGCCGAAACGCTGTACGGCATCACGCTTTCGCTGCTTGCCTTGTCCACGCTTGTCGCCAATTCGAGCGACGTGGTGCCGGTGATGTTCGCCATGGTGCTGGTGAGCATCGCGGCCAATGCGGTGGCCACGCACACCTTGCCGCAGGCAACGCTGATGAGCACGCTGCCGGTGACGGCGACGGTGTCGATCAACCTGCTGTTCCAGGGTGGAACACTCAACTACACGCTGGCCGCAGTGGTGATCTGCGGCGAGATTTTCTTCCTGTTCCTCGCGCGCCAGCTCTATTCGGCCGAGCTTGAGACCATCTCGCACCAGGCGGAAAAGGACTCGCTGATCTCCGAACTCGAGGAGGCGCGGCACATGTCTGACGAGGCCCGCCGCCACGCCGAGCAGGCCAATATTGCCAAGAGCCAGTTCCTCGCCACGATGAGCCACGAGCTGCGCACGCCGCTCAACGCCATCATCGGTTTCTCCGAAGTGCTGAAATCGGAACTTCTCGGGCCCCATCACATCCCGCAGTACAAGGAATATGCTGGCGACATCCACGCCAGCGGCCAGCACCTGCTCAACCTCATCAACGAGCTGCTCGACCTCAGCCGCATCGAGGCCGGCAAGTACGAGCTTAACGAGGAAGCCGTTTCCATCGTCGATATCGCTGATGACTGCCGCCGCATGATGGAACTGCGCGCCAAGGCCAAGGGCATCCAGCTGGTGTTCTCGACCAATGACAATCTGCCAAAGATCTGGGGCGACGAACGGGCGATCCGCCAGGTGATCCTCAATCTGATGAGCAATGCCATCAAGTTCACGCCGCAGCACGGCAAGGTGACGCTGGTCGTGGCCAGAAGTGGCGATGGCGGTCAGCTGATTTCGGTCAAGGACAACGGCCCCGGCATTCCCGATACCGAAATCGAAACCGTGCTGTCCTCGTTCGGTCAGGGGTCATTGGCCCACAAGACGGCAGAACAGGGCGCCGGGCTGGGCCTGCCGATCGTCCAGAAGATCATGGACCTGCATCAGGGGCGGTTTGACCTCTTCTCCAAGCTGCGCTTTGGCACCGAGGTGATTGCCACCTTCCCCCGTGCCCGGGTGATGGATGCGCTGGCCCCGGTGACCGAGCGTCGCAACAAGCTCGAAATCTATTCTGCAGCAGGCTGA
- a CDS encoding DUF6683 family protein, protein MSKPTKIIPILFALLVLPMVAPVMAEERPSATAGAPALPGAENSAYRFSEGVSVRLRRSFLEQIRWSAGIEARDQLAESFADRSHTDIWQELVAADGLTTGNVADALTSYWVLNWVTANGAYGQKVDNGPVQQQLRLALAEDPNFQQLNDQARQQMAEGYMLNFLIEHAALNDAVARKDVDTLRTLAAASAARFQQQMGVDLLALAPGPNGFEPKQGGR, encoded by the coding sequence GTGAGCAAGCCGACCAAAATCATCCCGATCCTGTTCGCCCTTCTGGTGCTGCCGATGGTGGCGCCAGTCATGGCCGAAGAGAGACCTTCCGCCACCGCTGGCGCACCTGCCCTTCCCGGCGCGGAGAACAGCGCCTACCGGTTCTCCGAAGGGGTCTCTGTGCGGCTGCGCCGGAGCTTCCTCGAGCAGATCCGCTGGTCCGCAGGCATCGAGGCACGCGACCAGCTGGCCGAGAGCTTCGCCGATCGGAGCCACACGGATATCTGGCAGGAGCTTGTGGCAGCCGATGGGCTCACAACCGGCAATGTGGCCGATGCGCTGACGTCCTATTGGGTGCTGAACTGGGTGACCGCCAATGGCGCCTATGGCCAGAAGGTCGACAATGGGCCGGTGCAGCAGCAGTTGCGGCTCGCCCTCGCCGAGGACCCCAATTTCCAGCAGTTAAACGACCAGGCCCGCCAACAGATGGCGGAGGGCTATATGCTGAATTTCCTGATCGAGCACGCCGCGCTTAATGACGCAGTGGCGCGCAAGGACGTGGATACCCTGCGCACGCTGGCCGCCGCCTCGGCCGCGCGGTTCCAGCAGCAGATGGGCGTTGACCTCTTGGCGCTGGCGCCCGGCCCGAATGGGTTCGAGCCCAAGCAGGGCGGCCGCTAG
- the cobT gene encoding nicotinate-nucleotide--dimethylbenzimidazole phosphoribosyltransferase: MPALNPAFSDIVELLVAVPEGDEAAVAAVRAREGLLTKPAGSLGRLEELVENLARWQYRSSPRLDNPMVTIFAGNHGVTEQGVSPYPREVTAQMVANFTNGGAAISQICALHEINLRVFELALELPTGDITQEAALDDQMCAATIAYGMEAVAGKPDLIGLGEMGIGNTTIAAAIYAALYGGTGADWVGRGTGVDDAGLARKADAVDRALALHKDELTHPLAILARVGGREIAAMLGALIAARHQKAPVVVDGFVATAAAAIAHAVNPAAIDHCIFAHVSAESGHAQVLEHLGKRPLLDLGMRLGEGSGAAMGMVMIKTALHVHNNMSTFADASVTDRTH, encoded by the coding sequence ATGCCCGCCCTCAATCCCGCTTTTTCCGATATTGTCGAACTGCTGGTCGCCGTTCCTGAGGGCGATGAGGCTGCCGTCGCAGCAGTGCGGGCGCGCGAAGGCCTTCTGACCAAGCCTGCCGGTTCGCTCGGTCGCCTGGAAGAACTCGTGGAAAATCTCGCGCGCTGGCAGTATCGCTCGTCGCCCCGCCTCGACAATCCGATGGTCACGATCTTTGCCGGCAATCACGGCGTCACCGAACAGGGCGTTTCGCCCTATCCGCGGGAAGTGACCGCCCAGATGGTCGCCAATTTCACCAATGGCGGCGCAGCGATTTCCCAGATCTGCGCCCTGCACGAAATCAACCTGCGCGTCTTCGAACTCGCGCTCGAACTGCCCACCGGCGACATCACTCAGGAGGCAGCACTCGACGACCAGATGTGCGCCGCCACCATCGCCTATGGCATGGAAGCGGTGGCCGGCAAGCCGGACCTCATTGGCCTCGGGGAAATGGGCATCGGCAACACCACGATCGCTGCCGCCATCTATGCAGCGCTCTATGGCGGCACTGGTGCCGATTGGGTCGGTCGCGGCACCGGTGTCGATGATGCCGGTCTTGCGCGCAAGGCTGACGCGGTCGATCGGGCGCTGGCCCTGCACAAGGACGAGCTGACCCATCCGCTGGCGATCCTCGCCCGGGTCGGCGGCCGCGAGATCGCCGCCATGCTTGGCGCGCTGATCGCCGCCCGCCACCAGAAGGCGCCTGTGGTCGTCGACGGCTTTGTCGCCACTGCGGCAGCCGCCATTGCCCACGCGGTCAATCCTGCTGCCATCGACCACTGCATCTTCGCCCATGTGTCGGCCGAATCCGGTCACGCACAGGTGCTGGAGCACCTTGGCAAGCGCCCTCTGCTCGACCTTGGGATGCGCCTGGGCGAGGGCAGTGGCGCAGCCATGGGCATGGTCATGATCAAGACCGCGCTGCACGTGCACAACAATATGTCGACCTTTGCGGACGCCTCGGTCACTGACCGCACCCATTGA
- a CDS encoding L,D-transpeptidase, translated as MKFIKTVMAVGLSILLSVGLVTPTWAARVYNFDTSMWEEQSEVQTRNRRGSPVKKQVVEYETRHRPGTIVVETGERRLYLVLEGGKAMRYGIGVGREGFTFSGTHRITRKAEWPGWTPPPAMRKRVPDLPAFMPGGPDNPMGARALYIGSTLYRVHGTSEPWSIGQAVSSGCIRLTNEDVTDLYERVKVGATIVVNH; from the coding sequence ATGAAGTTCATCAAGACAGTGATGGCAGTGGGTCTGTCGATCCTGCTGTCTGTAGGGTTGGTTACGCCAACCTGGGCAGCCAGAGTGTATAATTTCGATACCAGCATGTGGGAAGAACAGTCTGAAGTTCAGACCCGCAACCGGCGCGGCAGCCCGGTCAAGAAGCAGGTTGTCGAGTACGAAACCCGCCACAGGCCCGGCACCATCGTTGTCGAGACCGGCGAACGCCGCCTCTACCTCGTGCTCGAGGGCGGCAAGGCGATGCGCTATGGCATCGGCGTTGGTCGCGAAGGCTTCACCTTCAGCGGCACCCATCGCATCACCCGCAAGGCCGAGTGGCCCGGCTGGACCCCACCCCCGGCCATGCGCAAGCGCGTGCCCGACCTTCCGGCCTTCATGCCCGGCGGCCCGGACAATCCGATGGGCGCCCGCGCGCTCTATATCGGCTCGACCCTCTACCGCGTTCACGGCACTTCCGAGCCGTGGTCCATCGGCCAGGCCGTGTCGTCCGGCTGTATCCGCCTCACCAATGAGGACGTGACCGATCTCTACGAACGCGTGAAGGTCGGGGCGACAATCGTCGTCAACCACTGA
- the gor gene encoding glutathione-disulfide reductase encodes MTYDYDLLVIGAGSGGVRAARMAATYGAKVAVIEEFRVGGTCVIRGCVPKKLYVYASRFRDQFEIADSFGWQVEASFDWPTLVANKEKEITRLEAAYTANLEKPGVEIIRDRAVVTGPNSLRLSGSGRELTAKYLLVATGGRAYFPDIPGAEHGISSSEAFDLPKLPKSILIEGGGYIAVEFATIFAGLGVDTTIVYRGDCVLRGFDEDMRRGLEAGLITRGVRVTYQTTIASLSKMGDAIHATFSDGVTAPYDAVMFATGRVANVEGLGLETAGVALNEDGTIAVDAYSQTSVPSIYAVGDVTGRAALTPVAIREGWYFAETVFNNNPLAVDHSLIPTAVFAEPEIGVVGLTEAEAATHGDVDVYLARFRPMQNTLSTKSERMIFKLITEKDGGKVLGVHILGPGAAEMIQLVAVAMGMNATKADLDRTIALHPSAAEELVTFKAPSYIYRDCQKIGG; translated from the coding sequence ATGACGTATGATTATGATCTTCTGGTCATCGGGGCAGGGTCCGGCGGTGTCCGTGCCGCCCGCATGGCCGCGACTTATGGCGCCAAGGTCGCCGTCATCGAGGAATTTCGCGTCGGCGGCACCTGCGTCATTCGCGGCTGCGTGCCCAAGAAGCTCTATGTCTATGCCTCCCGTTTCCGGGATCAGTTCGAGATTGCCGACAGTTTTGGCTGGCAGGTCGAAGCCAGTTTCGACTGGCCGACTCTTGTCGCCAACAAAGAAAAGGAAATCACCCGGCTCGAGGCTGCCTATACGGCGAACCTTGAAAAGCCCGGCGTCGAGATCATCCGCGACCGCGCCGTGGTCACGGGACCCAATTCACTGCGCCTCTCCGGTTCCGGTCGTGAGCTGACGGCGAAGTACCTGCTGGTGGCCACCGGCGGGCGGGCCTATTTCCCCGATATTCCGGGTGCCGAGCACGGCATCTCCTCCAGCGAAGCCTTCGACCTGCCCAAACTGCCCAAATCCATCCTCATCGAGGGCGGCGGCTATATCGCGGTCGAGTTCGCGACCATCTTTGCCGGCCTCGGCGTCGACACCACCATCGTCTATCGCGGTGACTGCGTCCTGCGTGGCTTCGACGAGGACATGCGCCGTGGGCTCGAGGCTGGCCTCATCACGCGTGGCGTCCGCGTCACATACCAGACCACGATTGCCTCTCTCTCCAAGATGGGCGACGCCATCCATGCGACCTTCAGCGATGGCGTCACCGCGCCTTATGACGCCGTCATGTTCGCCACTGGCCGCGTTGCCAATGTCGAGGGTCTCGGCCTAGAGACGGCCGGCGTTGCCCTCAACGAGGACGGCACCATCGCGGTTGATGCCTATTCGCAGACCTCCGTGCCCTCCATCTATGCGGTGGGGGACGTCACCGGGCGCGCCGCGCTGACCCCGGTTGCCATCCGCGAAGGCTGGTACTTTGCCGAGACCGTGTTCAACAACAATCCCCTGGCCGTCGATCACTCGCTGATCCCGACCGCGGTCTTTGCGGAGCCCGAGATTGGCGTTGTCGGCCTCACCGAGGCAGAAGCGGCAACCCATGGTGATGTCGACGTCTATCTCGCGCGATTCCGGCCGATGCAGAACACGCTCTCCACCAAGTCCGAGCGCATGATCTTCAAACTGATCACCGAAAAGGATGGTGGCAAGGTGCTCGGCGTCCATATCCTGGGGCCTGGTGCCGCCGAGATGATCCAGCTCGTCGCCGTTGCCATGGGCATGAACGCCACCAAGGCCGATCTTGATCGGACCATTGCCCTTCATCCCTCGGCTGCCGAAGAACTCGTGACTTTCAAGGCCCCGAGCTACATCTACCGGGACTGCCAGAAAATCGGCGGTTGA
- a CDS encoding adenosylcobinamide-GDP ribazoletransferase translates to MQLTPEAEDRNTSPQRDSDGIAGPERVGVGLVDDLLMALRFFSRLPTGSGAHATPEMGRIAMALPFAAAIMGIIPMSLLVGGSWLGLPPYFAAALACAAMVLVGGGMMEDAIADAADGLFGGWTPARRLEILKDSRHGTYGVAALCLFLALRITALGAAATVNPLAAAGLWLAANIAGRSGGLWMASALPPARPDGAAAAAGPLAKSRFFIGAGFALVLVFILGGPATSLVGVMAAVGAVGLTVLGWVALCRRLVGGQTGDLIGAAGALGEMAALTALLIFSA, encoded by the coding sequence TTGCAATTGACGCCTGAGGCCGAGGACAGGAACACAAGCCCGCAGCGGGACAGCGACGGCATCGCCGGACCGGAGCGCGTGGGCGTGGGTCTCGTCGATGACCTGCTGATGGCGCTGCGTTTTTTCTCGCGTCTCCCGACAGGATCTGGCGCCCATGCGACGCCGGAAATGGGCCGGATCGCCATGGCGCTTCCATTTGCCGCCGCGATCATGGGCATTATCCCCATGAGTCTCCTGGTCGGTGGAAGCTGGCTGGGGCTACCGCCCTATTTCGCCGCGGCGCTGGCCTGCGCGGCCATGGTGCTGGTCGGTGGCGGGATGATGGAAGACGCCATTGCCGACGCCGCCGACGGGCTGTTTGGCGGCTGGACGCCGGCGCGCCGCCTCGAAATTCTCAAGGATAGCCGCCATGGCACCTATGGGGTGGCGGCGCTGTGTCTCTTCCTCGCGCTCCGGATCACTGCCCTCGGTGCCGCCGCGACGGTGAACCCGCTTGCGGCTGCGGGGCTTTGGCTGGCGGCCAATATCGCCGGCCGATCTGGTGGTCTCTGGATGGCTTCCGCCCTGCCCCCGGCCCGGCCGGATGGCGCGGCAGCGGCTGCAGGACCGCTGGCGAAGTCGCGCTTCTTCATCGGCGCGGGCTTTGCCCTTGTGCTGGTGTTCATTCTCGGCGGACCGGCCACGAGCCTCGTCGGGGTTATGGCTGCCGTGGGTGCGGTCGGCTTGACTGTGCTTGGTTGGGTGGCGCTTTGTCGTCGCCTCGTGGGCGGGCAGACGGGCGATCTTATTGGCGCTGCGGGCGCACTGGGGGAGATGGCAGCGCTGACCGCGCTCCTGATCTTCAGCGCCTGA
- the dusA gene encoding tRNA dihydrouridine(20/20a) synthase DusA produces the protein MTQDAPGSVVSLDTARRFSVAPMIDWTDRHCRKLHRLLTRDALLFTEMITTGAIIHGDAERHLAFGSHEGLVALQLGGSDPGDLAEAIRIAEPFGYAEYNLNVGCPSDRVQSGKFGACLMAEPDLVADAVRAMRDATDRPVTVKCRIGIDDQDTEESLDRFADKMAEAGVDALYVHARKAWLQGLSPKENRTIPPLDYPRVHRLRQRMAPLPMMINGGIETIEQCLEHLEHMDGVMLGRAAYNTPMLLAEVDARIFGDVHDVPDLAGIMRSMANYTEIELGRGARLNNIARHMLGLANGRPGARLFRQILSVDACRPNAGPEVFERALAAVEERPEALAV, from the coding sequence ATGACGCAAGACGCGCCAGGCTCCGTTGTCTCATTGGACACGGCCCGCCGGTTCTCGGTGGCACCGATGATCGACTGGACCGACCGACATTGCCGGAAGCTGCATCGGTTGCTGACCCGCGACGCCCTGTTGTTCACCGAGATGATCACCACCGGCGCCATCATCCATGGCGACGCCGAGAGGCATCTCGCCTTTGGGTCCCATGAGGGGCTGGTCGCCCTGCAGCTGGGAGGATCGGATCCCGGGGATCTGGCCGAGGCTATCCGGATTGCCGAGCCGTTCGGCTATGCCGAATACAATCTCAACGTCGGCTGCCCATCAGACCGGGTGCAATCTGGCAAGTTCGGTGCCTGCCTCATGGCGGAGCCCGACCTTGTGGCTGACGCTGTGCGCGCCATGCGCGACGCCACGGATCGCCCGGTTACGGTCAAGTGCCGCATCGGCATTGACGATCAGGACACCGAGGAAAGCCTCGACCGGTTCGCTGACAAAATGGCTGAAGCGGGCGTCGATGCCCTTTATGTCCATGCCCGCAAGGCGTGGTTGCAGGGGCTGAGCCCCAAGGAAAACCGCACCATTCCGCCGCTCGATTATCCGCGGGTGCACCGCCTGCGCCAGCGCATGGCGCCGCTGCCGATGATGATCAACGGCGGCATTGAGACGATCGAGCAGTGCCTCGAGCATCTCGAACACATGGATGGCGTCATGCTGGGCCGTGCGGCCTACAACACCCCAATGCTGCTCGCCGAAGTCGACGCACGCATCTTTGGCGATGTGCACGATGTGCCTGATCTCGCCGGGATCATGCGGTCGATGGCCAACTATACCGAGATCGAGCTCGGCCGGGGTGCGCGGCTCAACAATATCGCGCGCCATATGCTGGGCCTTGCCAATGGTCGCCCGGGTGCGCGGCTCTTCCGGCAGATCCTCAGCGTAGACGCCTGCCGCCCCAATGCTGGCCCCGAAGTGTTCGAGCGGGCGCTGGCCGCTGTCGAAGAGCGGCCGGAAGCGCTGGCCGTCTGA
- the moaA gene encoding GTP 3',8-cyclase MoaA, producing the protein MTAPSSPARPLIDSFGRRVSYLRISVTDRCDFRCVYCMGEDMVFLPKRDVLSFEEIETIATAFIARGTTKIRLTGGEPLVRRDIMALVESLGRHVGGGLDELTLTTNGSQLAKHADALKAAGVERINVSLDSLDDTRFGQITRRGRLGDVMAGIDAAQAAGVALKINMVAMRGVNDDEIETMMAWAHGRGMGLTLIEGMPLGEVGIDRVDTYLPLRELHENLAQRYTLTRLDKRTGGPARYVQVAETGGILGFITPMSHNFCESCNRVRLTATGQLFLCLGQDDQVDLRQALRDGGRQALDAALDHAMLIKPKGHDFLLDRSRPEPAVTRHMSVTGG; encoded by the coding sequence ATGACTGCACCCTCCTCCCCTGCCCGGCCCCTGATCGACAGCTTTGGTCGACGCGTCAGCTATCTGCGCATTTCGGTGACCGACCGGTGCGATTTTCGCTGCGTCTATTGCATGGGCGAGGACATGGTGTTCCTGCCCAAGCGCGATGTGCTCAGTTTCGAGGAGATCGAAACCATCGCCACCGCCTTTATCGCCCGCGGCACCACCAAGATCCGGCTGACCGGCGGCGAGCCACTGGTGCGGCGCGATATCATGGCGCTGGTCGAAAGCCTCGGCCGCCATGTCGGCGGCGGGCTGGACGAGCTGACGCTCACCACCAATGGCAGCCAGCTGGCAAAACATGCCGATGCGCTGAAGGCGGCCGGGGTGGAGCGGATCAATGTGTCGCTCGACAGCCTTGACGATACCCGTTTCGGCCAGATCACGCGGCGTGGTCGGCTCGGCGATGTGATGGCCGGCATAGACGCGGCACAGGCCGCCGGGGTGGCGCTCAAGATCAATATGGTGGCGATGCGCGGCGTCAATGACGACGAAATCGAGACCATGATGGCCTGGGCGCATGGCCGCGGCATGGGGCTGACGCTGATCGAGGGCATGCCGCTGGGCGAAGTGGGGATCGACAGGGTCGACACCTATCTGCCCCTGCGCGAACTGCACGAAAATCTGGCACAGCGCTATACGCTGACCCGGCTCGACAAGCGCACCGGTGGGCCCGCGCGCTATGTGCAAGTCGCCGAGACCGGCGGCATCCTCGGCTTCATAACGCCGATGAGCCATAATTTCTGCGAGAGCTGCAATCGCGTGCGCCTGACGGCGACGGGGCAGTTGTTCCTCTGCCTGGGGCAGGACGATCAGGTCGATCTGCGGCAGGCGCTTCGCGACGGGGGCCGGCAGGCGCTGGACGCAGCGCTCGACCACGCCATGCTGATCAAGCCCAAGGGGCATGACTTCCTGCTCGACCGCAGCCGGCCAGAACCCGCCGTCACGCGCCACATGAGCGTAACGGGGGGCTGA
- a CDS encoding Lrp/AsnC family transcriptional regulator: protein MALDKIDRKILTLLQKDATMPVAEIGRKVGLSTTPCWRRIQKMEEDGVIQRRVAVLDPVKVNVGVTVFVSVKTNEHNDAWMRKFAGVIDEFPEVVEFYRMSGEVDYLMRVVVPDIGAYDAFYKKLISRINLTDVSSAFAMGQIKYTTALPLDFALVVDDDK, encoded by the coding sequence ATGGCGCTCGACAAGATTGATCGAAAAATTCTGACGCTGCTGCAAAAGGATGCCACCATGCCAGTGGCCGAGATCGGTCGCAAAGTGGGGCTGTCGACCACGCCGTGCTGGCGTCGCATCCAGAAGATGGAAGAAGACGGCGTCATTCAGCGTCGCGTCGCCGTGCTTGACCCGGTCAAGGTCAATGTCGGCGTCACCGTCTTTGTTTCGGTCAAAACCAATGAGCACAACGACGCCTGGATGCGCAAATTCGCCGGCGTCATCGACGAATTCCCCGAAGTGGTCGAGTTCTACCGTATGAGCGGCGAGGTTGATTACCTTATGCGCGTGGTCGTGCCCGATATCGGCGCTTACGATGCCTTTTATAAAAAGCTGATCAGCCGGATCAATCTGACGGACGTCAGCTCGGCCTTTGCCATGGGCCAGATCAAATACACTACGGCTCTGCCGCTCGACTTCGCCCTCGTCGTCGACGACGACAAGTAG
- a CDS encoding DUF2059 domain-containing protein has product MTMDLMRGAKTIIAAVMTAGLIGLSVPAIAQEVPPEQLALARKYIDLTDRASVYEVAVVETGIETMQQIVTQNPEILQQTDDAITKVIQEYNGRKGELLDQFARVYATRFSIEELQQIVAFYESPTGQKLAQANSELNTDLQRVMQVFNNNLKREFFAKVRSELRANGIEI; this is encoded by the coding sequence ATGACTATGGATTTGATGCGCGGCGCCAAGACAATCATTGCCGCAGTGATGACAGCCGGTTTGATCGGTCTTTCCGTTCCTGCGATCGCACAGGAAGTGCCGCCTGAGCAGCTGGCGCTGGCCCGCAAATATATCGACCTCACCGATCGTGCTTCTGTCTATGAAGTCGCCGTCGTCGAGACCGGCATCGAAACGATGCAGCAGATCGTCACGCAGAATCCCGAGATCCTGCAGCAGACCGACGACGCCATCACCAAGGTCATCCAGGAATATAACGGCCGCAAGGGCGAGCTCCTTGACCAGTTTGCCCGCGTCTATGCCACGCGCTTTTCCATTGAAGAGCTCCAGCAGATCGTGGCCTTCTATGAATCGCCCACCGGCCAGAAGCTGGCTCAGGCCAATTCCGAGCTGAACACCGATCTGCAGCGCGTCATGCAGGTGTTCAACAACAATCTGAAGCGCGAATTCTTCGCCAAGGTCCGCTCCGAACTGCGGGCCAATGGCATCGAGATCTAA